The Cohaesibacter intestini genome includes a window with the following:
- a CDS encoding DUF934 domain-containing protein — MTAKNNQHRAPLYKDRAFHENKWQMLEGDQSPVDVDRPILTFAEAIRLLELRANLPQCFGVSVEPGDDVEALAPYLDGIALIAISFPAFSDGRGFSSARLLKERYGYKGEIRAVGHFILDQMPFLERCGVDSFLITSDKVRAGLERGEWPEVTNYYQPTAHEGDAPIASRTWLRQRRS, encoded by the coding sequence ATGACTGCGAAAAACAACCAGCACAGAGCGCCTCTTTACAAGGACCGGGCGTTTCATGAAAACAAATGGCAGATGTTGGAAGGCGACCAGTCGCCTGTAGATGTCGATCGTCCCATTCTGACCTTTGCCGAAGCCATTCGGTTGCTTGAGTTGCGGGCCAACCTGCCGCAATGTTTCGGGGTTAGTGTCGAGCCCGGCGATGATGTTGAGGCTCTGGCCCCTTATCTCGATGGCATTGCGCTGATTGCCATCTCCTTTCCGGCCTTTTCCGATGGGCGCGGATTTTCCTCAGCCCGGTTGCTCAAGGAGCGCTATGGCTACAAGGGTGAAATCCGTGCGGTGGGGCATTTTATCCTCGACCAGATGCCGTTTCTTGAGCGTTGTGGTGTCGACAGCTTCCTGATTACCAGTGACAAGGTGCGGGCTGGCCTCGAACGGGGTGAGTGGCCCGAAGTGACCAACTATTACCAACCGACCGCCCATGAGGGTGACGCGCCAATTGCCAGCCGGACTTGGCTGCGCCAAAGAAGGAGCTGA
- a CDS encoding phosphoadenylyl-sulfate reductase, whose translation MSESKQFQVPDQTGVDSLNEAFGSEAPQAVLRWLAGRGGRAQVPLVSSFGADSVVLLHMIAEIDPSYPVLFIDTGKHFYDTLHYRDQLKEHFGLTNLQAVTPDPDDLKEKDPRGALWITSQDACCDLRKTVPLARVMRNYSGWITGRKRFQTNDRADLNVFELDGDKMKVNPLASWGPKDVAAYIKAHSLPGHPLVPRGYLSIGCAPCTSPVEDGEDARAGRWKGSDKTECGLHI comes from the coding sequence ATGAGTGAGAGCAAACAGTTTCAAGTGCCCGATCAGACGGGTGTCGACAGCCTGAACGAGGCCTTCGGCTCCGAGGCACCGCAAGCAGTGTTGCGCTGGCTGGCGGGGCGTGGCGGCAGAGCGCAAGTGCCTCTGGTTTCTTCCTTTGGTGCGGACTCGGTTGTTCTGTTGCACATGATTGCCGAGATAGATCCGTCCTATCCGGTTCTTTTCATCGATACGGGCAAGCATTTCTATGACACGCTGCATTATCGCGATCAGTTGAAAGAGCATTTCGGACTGACCAACTTGCAGGCGGTAACACCGGACCCGGATGATCTGAAGGAAAAAGACCCAAGAGGGGCGCTTTGGATCACCAGTCAGGATGCCTGCTGTGATCTGCGCAAAACCGTGCCATTGGCCCGTGTGATGAGAAACTATTCAGGCTGGATCACCGGACGGAAACGCTTCCAGACCAATGATCGGGCAGATCTGAATGTGTTCGAGCTTGATGGCGACAAGATGAAAGTCAATCCTCTGGCCTCCTGGGGTCCGAAGGATGTAGCAGCTTATATCAAGGCGCATAGCCTGCCGGGTCATCCACTTGTGCCACGGGGCTATCTGTCGATTGGTTGCGCCCCTTGCACCAGCCCGGTAGAAGACGGCGAAGATGCGCGCGCCGGCCGTTGGAAGGGTTCCGACAAGACCGAGTGCGGATTGCATATCTGA
- a CDS encoding nitrite/sulfite reductase, whose amino-acid sequence MYRYDEFDAAFVNQRVAQFRSQVERRVSGELTEDEFKPLRLMNGLYLQLHAYMLRVAIPYGSLDSRQLHRLADVATKYDRGYAHFTTRQNVQYNWPSLSDTPDILQDLAEVDMHAIQTSGNCIRNVTTDHFAGAAHDEVADPRVYAEIIRQWSSLHPEFSFLPRKFKIAINGAKQDRAAIRVHDIGLQLVQLTDGGVGFDVYVGGGQGRTPMIAKLVAEGVAEQDILSYLEAVLRVYNLYGRRDNKYKARIKILVHETGLEQLKADIEAEYAHVKSTFLDIPKEEIERIDAYFAMPKLRDASAGVAKLAETRARDAGFSQWVSQNTHGHKVSDHVSVTVSLKPVGGVPGDATAEQMHLVADLASQYGYDEVRVSHAQNLVLPHVAKEDLYAIYQALVTVDLAEANVGLVTDIIACPGLDYCALANARSIPVAQDISERLGAIERQKQIGDLKLNISGCINACGHHHVGHIGILGVDRKGEELYQITLGGSSDENTSIGAILGRGFPAAELTDAIEAVIDTYIGLRLSDDERFIDAYRRVGPKPFKEALYPSDQKAA is encoded by the coding sequence ATGTATCGTTATGACGAATTCGATGCCGCCTTTGTAAACCAGCGTGTGGCGCAGTTTCGCAGCCAGGTTGAACGCCGCGTTTCCGGTGAGCTGACCGAAGATGAGTTCAAGCCCTTGCGCCTGATGAATGGCCTGTATCTCCAGCTCCATGCCTATATGCTGCGCGTTGCCATTCCCTATGGCTCACTCGATAGCCGTCAGCTGCATCGCCTGGCCGATGTCGCAACCAAATATGACCGTGGCTATGCGCATTTCACCACCCGACAGAATGTTCAATATAACTGGCCGTCGCTGTCTGATACGCCGGATATCTTACAGGATCTGGCTGAAGTGGACATGCATGCGATCCAGACATCAGGCAACTGTATCCGCAACGTGACGACGGATCACTTTGCCGGTGCGGCCCATGATGAAGTGGCTGACCCACGGGTCTATGCGGAGATTATTCGCCAGTGGTCGAGCCTGCATCCGGAGTTCAGCTTTCTGCCGCGTAAATTCAAGATCGCCATCAATGGAGCCAAACAGGACCGGGCGGCAATCCGTGTTCATGACATTGGCTTGCAGCTGGTGCAATTGACCGATGGCGGCGTTGGCTTTGATGTCTATGTCGGTGGCGGGCAGGGGCGTACCCCGATGATTGCCAAGCTTGTGGCCGAAGGCGTCGCCGAGCAGGATATCCTGAGCTATCTCGAAGCCGTTCTGCGCGTCTATAACCTCTATGGCCGTCGCGACAACAAGTATAAGGCACGCATCAAGATCCTCGTCCACGAGACGGGTCTGGAGCAATTGAAAGCCGATATCGAAGCGGAATATGCCCATGTGAAGTCGACCTTCCTCGATATCCCCAAGGAAGAGATTGAGCGGATCGATGCCTATTTCGCCATGCCGAAGCTGCGCGATGCGTCAGCCGGCGTGGCCAAGCTGGCCGAGACCCGGGCGCGGGATGCCGGCTTTTCCCAGTGGGTGAGTCAGAATACTCACGGCCACAAGGTGTCCGACCATGTTAGCGTCACGGTCTCCTTGAAGCCCGTCGGTGGCGTGCCGGGGGATGCGACTGCGGAACAAATGCATTTGGTGGCCGATCTCGCCAGCCAATATGGCTATGACGAAGTGCGGGTCAGTCACGCGCAGAATCTGGTTCTGCCCCATGTGGCGAAGGAAGATCTCTATGCCATCTATCAGGCGCTGGTGACGGTGGATCTGGCCGAGGCCAATGTCGGGCTGGTGACCGACATCATCGCTTGCCCGGGGCTAGACTATTGCGCTCTGGCCAATGCGCGCTCAATCCCGGTCGCACAGGATATTTCCGAGCGTCTTGGTGCCATTGAACGCCAGAAGCAGATTGGCGATCTGAAACTGAATATCTCGGGCTGCATCAATGCCTGTGGTCACCACCATGTGGGCCATATCGGCATTCTTGGTGTCGATCGCAAGGGCGAAGAGCTTTACCAGATCACCCTTGGCGGATCATCGGACGAAAACACCTCGATTGGTGCCATCCTTGGCCGTGGTTTCCCGGCTGCCGAACTGACTGATGCCATCGAGGCCGTGATTGATACCTATATCGGGCTGCGCCTGTCGGACGACGAGCGTTTCATCGATGCCTATCGTCGGGTCGGACCAAAGCCTTTCAAGGAAGCGCTTTATCCAAGCGACCAGAAAGCAGCGTGA
- a CDS encoding DUF2849 domain-containing protein: MFVVTGNRLLDGIVVYLAAAHHWVEDLQGARLYDTSDEAQTVLGEQSDMIVSLDVIPVSKQDNGHVVADRLRERIRSDGPTIQPFDAIPLERQFSTAAD; encoded by the coding sequence ATGTTTGTTGTAACGGGCAATAGATTGCTTGACGGCATCGTCGTGTATCTGGCGGCAGCGCATCACTGGGTCGAGGATCTTCAGGGCGCGCGGCTTTATGACACGAGCGATGAGGCTCAGACCGTGCTTGGTGAGCAGAGCGATATGATTGTCAGTCTTGATGTCATCCCGGTAAGCAAACAGGACAATGGCCACGTTGTGGCAGACCGGCTGCGGGAGCGTATCCGGTCGGACGGACCAACCATTCAGCCTTTTGATGCCATTCCTCTCGAGCGCCAATTTTCGACGGCTGCGGACTGA
- a CDS encoding peptidoglycan-binding domain-containing protein: MTLASFLLGMTIVSTGAKARDPVAMPEDLTVTVGTQGSQLAGNDRFLKGPSLVMSGFSGTNESGDGFINLEGASVSVFPIDGLGAFEGKEAKRPAYVTIPAGAVGQIFGIALDDAEAPSLYLTATSAYGLPISGADQNGDGQEDKLLTGRADARFMEGLFGPNPDNAPGSVWKVDGVSGEVSLFASIKLAGKANAGPALGNIAFDKQSQQLFVSDLETGMIFRLDMDGNVLEAFDHGTTARSLAGLPKVPHEGTARLDIRDPSFDVEDPESWHFAPAERRVWGLAAHEGRLFYAVADGPEIWSVGIAPGDGGFLFDARKELILPDGVPPLEITDIAFGPDGSMILAQRGERVGSFDFSKVTKARRAEVLRFVKERDDSWRAQPEPYAIGFASQYSNGTGGVALGPDYDANGKMDADACQNVLWSSGERLRFAPNLDERLKDGGAMRIDGVQAQPFDLSRQENSPPWKSHFIDYDGAYPDRSDSGLVGDVEVYGCQGIGYQPPEEQPEQREEEPPVIPLPDQPAPPELSILKRSISDCSLDRANRTYRCAFSIAVTNRGDRAYTDSLMVTDSFSGTDVIDVRVSRGRDWHCSRVIGASVLCLTDRIRIEAGETHRLTLDMRLAAPPRDRRFDNCALLGVGQTPVQQVTAAQMLIEANGIRSGGVDGRMGPNTRRGLEELQALLGMAVTGDLSPALFANAGTPIGDRSRQSCVDVPLQGVPLPPPPVVEPPEVFDPPIVVPLPDCNLRSTRPRGNRCSCRYDGMRKISPTQCVCPRGSRLVPGRGCVDRPRPQPVACDQATTIQRGKACLCRYDNMVRRSPVACACPRGTKLRPGRGCVRLDRPRPPRCDARTTVLRNNRCDCRYPFMAKTSNTACRCLPGLKFVPGRGCQKVVVPQPPRCDGTTAIKRGEKCVCRYPNMRKTSRTSCACKPGARFLPGRGCVSLRPLRDQINPRNVVPLLRQ, encoded by the coding sequence ATGACACTTGCGTCATTCCTTCTCGGCATGACGATCGTTTCCACCGGAGCAAAGGCGCGTGATCCGGTCGCGATGCCCGAAGATTTAACCGTAACGGTTGGGACCCAAGGCAGCCAGTTGGCAGGAAATGACAGATTTCTCAAGGGGCCGAGCCTTGTGATGTCTGGCTTTTCGGGCACCAATGAAAGCGGGGACGGCTTTATCAATCTCGAAGGGGCCTCGGTGTCCGTCTTTCCGATTGATGGTTTGGGGGCATTTGAAGGCAAGGAAGCCAAACGACCCGCTTATGTCACAATTCCGGCCGGAGCGGTCGGGCAGATTTTCGGTATAGCACTGGATGACGCAGAGGCGCCCAGCCTTTATCTGACGGCGACGTCTGCTTATGGTCTTCCGATCTCCGGTGCGGACCAGAATGGAGACGGGCAGGAAGACAAGCTGCTGACCGGGCGAGCTGATGCCCGTTTTATGGAAGGGCTGTTTGGACCGAACCCGGACAATGCGCCGGGCAGCGTCTGGAAAGTGGATGGCGTGAGCGGAGAAGTCTCGCTGTTTGCCTCGATCAAGCTGGCGGGCAAAGCCAATGCTGGGCCTGCCCTTGGCAATATTGCCTTTGACAAACAGAGCCAGCAACTTTTCGTCTCCGATCTGGAAACGGGGATGATTTTCCGCCTTGATATGGATGGCAATGTGCTCGAGGCCTTTGACCACGGAACCACAGCGCGGTCTCTGGCCGGGCTGCCGAAGGTGCCCCATGAAGGCACGGCGCGTCTTGATATTCGTGATCCCAGCTTTGATGTTGAGGATCCGGAAAGTTGGCACTTCGCCCCTGCAGAACGACGGGTCTGGGGCTTGGCTGCCCATGAGGGGCGGCTCTTTTATGCCGTGGCTGACGGGCCGGAGATCTGGTCGGTTGGTATTGCGCCCGGTGATGGCGGCTTCCTGTTTGATGCCCGCAAAGAACTGATCCTGCCGGACGGAGTTCCGCCGCTTGAGATTACTGATATTGCTTTTGGGCCTGATGGTTCGATGATCCTTGCCCAGCGTGGGGAGCGTGTCGGCTCGTTCGATTTTTCCAAGGTGACCAAGGCGCGGCGGGCTGAGGTGCTGCGCTTCGTCAAAGAGCGTGATGACAGCTGGCGGGCTCAGCCCGAACCCTATGCCATCGGCTTTGCCAGTCAGTATAGCAATGGCACCGGTGGTGTGGCGCTGGGCCCCGACTATGACGCAAACGGCAAGATGGACGCAGATGCCTGCCAGAATGTGCTCTGGAGCAGTGGTGAACGTCTGCGCTTTGCGCCCAATCTGGATGAGCGCCTGAAAGACGGTGGTGCGATGCGGATTGATGGGGTGCAAGCGCAGCCATTCGATTTGTCCCGGCAAGAGAATAGCCCGCCATGGAAGAGCCATTTCATCGATTATGACGGCGCCTATCCCGATCGCAGTGACAGTGGTTTGGTCGGGGATGTGGAAGTCTATGGTTGTCAGGGCATCGGATATCAGCCACCAGAAGAGCAGCCCGAACAGAGGGAAGAGGAGCCGCCGGTCATCCCGCTGCCCGACCAGCCTGCACCACCTGAGCTGAGCATTCTGAAGCGCAGCATCAGTGATTGTTCTCTTGATCGCGCAAACCGCACCTATCGCTGTGCCTTCTCGATCGCGGTGACCAACCGCGGCGATCGGGCCTATACGGACAGTCTGATGGTCACCGACAGCTTCTCTGGCACCGATGTGATTGATGTACGGGTGTCGCGTGGGCGAGACTGGCATTGTTCTCGGGTGATTGGCGCGTCGGTCCTTTGCCTTACGGATAGAATCCGGATTGAGGCGGGGGAAACCCATCGCCTGACCCTTGATATGCGACTGGCAGCCCCACCGCGAGATCGCCGGTTTGACAATTGTGCTCTCTTGGGTGTGGGCCAGACACCGGTCCAGCAAGTGACGGCAGCTCAGATGCTGATCGAAGCCAATGGTATCCGCTCCGGTGGGGTGGATGGCCGGATGGGACCGAATACGCGGCGAGGCCTTGAAGAATTGCAGGCTTTGCTGGGAATGGCTGTTACAGGCGACTTGTCACCAGCGTTGTTTGCCAATGCCGGAACGCCGATTGGGGATCGCTCAAGGCAGTCCTGTGTGGATGTACCCCTTCAGGGTGTTCCTCTGCCTCCTCCGCCAGTCGTTGAGCCCCCGGAGGTTTTTGATCCACCGATTGTGGTGCCATTGCCGGATTGTAATTTGCGCTCAACCCGGCCGCGGGGCAACCGTTGTTCCTGCCGCTATGATGGCATGCGCAAGATCTCGCCGACCCAATGTGTCTGCCCGCGCGGCAGTCGCCTTGTACCGGGACGAGGGTGCGTAGATCGGCCAAGGCCACAACCGGTTGCTTGTGATCAGGCGACGACCATTCAACGGGGCAAGGCCTGCCTTTGCCGCTATGACAATATGGTGCGCCGGTCGCCGGTGGCTTGTGCCTGCCCGCGTGGAACAAAGTTGCGTCCGGGCCGGGGATGTGTGCGGTTGGATCGACCACGGCCCCCACGCTGTGATGCCCGTACGACAGTGTTGCGCAACAACCGTTGCGATTGTCGCTATCCCTTCATGGCGAAAACGTCAAACACCGCATGTCGCTGTCTGCCGGGCTTGAAGTTTGTGCCCGGTCGTGGCTGTCAGAAGGTGGTCGTGCCGCAGCCACCGCGCTGTGATGGAACAACGGCCATCAAGCGGGGCGAGAAGTGCGTTTGCCGCTATCCCAATATGCGCAAGACATCGCGGACCTCCTGTGCCTGTAAACCCGGCGCAAGATTCTTGCCGGGACGGGGATGTGTGAGCTTGCGCCCATTGCGCGATCAGATCAATCCACGCAACGTTGTTCCATTGTTGCGGCAATAA
- a CDS encoding curli assembly protein CsgF, whose translation MKRLFVLVGILAATGPVGAAELTYTPVNPSFGGNALNSSHLISTANAQRTATASDANSNASNNTTSSSSSTSADLFVRQLEGRLLSALASQVTEAIFGDNPQDSGTVTFGDTEITFNRGTDSISLVITDFTDGTVTEIEVPQLVSN comes from the coding sequence GTGAAAAGACTTTTCGTTCTTGTCGGCATTCTCGCCGCAACTGGCCCCGTCGGGGCCGCCGAACTGACCTACACGCCGGTCAACCCATCCTTCGGGGGCAACGCGTTGAACTCATCACACCTAATTTCAACCGCCAATGCCCAACGCACGGCAACTGCCAGTGACGCCAACAGCAACGCGTCGAACAACACCACTTCTTCGTCCAGTTCCACGTCAGCTGATCTGTTCGTCCGGCAGCTGGAGGGTCGTCTGCTCTCGGCTCTGGCAAGCCAGGTGACCGAAGCAATCTTCGGCGACAACCCGCAAGACAGCGGCACGGTGACCTTCGGCGACACCGAAATCACCTTCAACCGTGGCACCGACTCCATTTCGCTGGTCATCACCGATTTTACCGATGGCACCGTGACGGAAATCGAAGTCCCGCAACTCGTCTCCAACTAA
- a CDS encoding CsgG/HfaB family protein, which yields MPIVDTLRASARASMRKGLIATSTLCLVALTGCASHQTLMTEEPIVAQITPVNLKLRQIPPPKKRIPVAVYEFQDQTGQYKEAKNYQQLSRAVTQGGAAILIKALQDAGNRQWFTVMERNRLANLLKERQIVTEMRRLYRGETRISARALPPLKHAAIIIEGGIVGYNSNVNTGGIGARYLGIGADTKYSKDEITVALRAVSTKSGEVLATVTARKTVVSVALQAGVFRFIKLDELLEGEAGITNNEPRQLAVEAAVEKAVEAMIVEGVDLGIWQFRDPDDGLNYVRTYRTGKQGLATDAMALAKASPETGRVASITTTVPRTYRPSKAKVKRPVKQKTRRLPPPYSSNESPSG from the coding sequence ATGCCTATTGTTGACACTCTCCGCGCTTCAGCTCGCGCCTCTATGCGCAAAGGCCTGATCGCCACGTCCACCCTCTGCCTTGTTGCATTGACAGGCTGCGCCTCTCATCAAACCCTGATGACCGAAGAGCCGATTGTTGCGCAGATCACTCCGGTCAATCTCAAGCTGCGCCAGATCCCGCCACCGAAAAAGCGGATCCCGGTCGCCGTCTATGAGTTTCAGGACCAGACCGGGCAGTATAAGGAAGCCAAAAATTATCAGCAGCTCTCACGCGCGGTCACGCAAGGCGGCGCAGCCATCCTGATCAAGGCCCTTCAGGATGCGGGGAACCGCCAATGGTTTACCGTGATGGAGCGCAACCGGCTGGCCAATCTGCTCAAGGAACGTCAGATCGTCACCGAAATGCGCCGTCTTTATCGCGGTGAGACAAGAATAAGCGCTCGCGCCCTGCCCCCGCTCAAACATGCAGCCATCATCATCGAAGGCGGCATTGTCGGCTATAACTCCAATGTCAATACGGGCGGCATCGGTGCGCGCTATCTCGGTATCGGGGCCGACACGAAATATTCCAAGGATGAAATCACCGTTGCGCTCAGAGCCGTCTCAACAAAAAGCGGCGAGGTGCTTGCAACGGTCACCGCCCGCAAGACCGTGGTATCGGTCGCCTTGCAGGCAGGCGTCTTCCGCTTCATCAAGCTTGATGAACTGCTCGAAGGGGAAGCTGGCATAACCAACAACGAACCACGCCAACTGGCCGTTGAAGCAGCCGTTGAGAAAGCCGTTGAAGCGATGATCGTCGAAGGCGTCGATCTGGGCATCTGGCAGTTCCGCGATCCGGATGATGGATTGAACTATGTGCGCACCTATCGCACCGGCAAGCAGGGTCTGGCAACCGATGCCATGGCGCTTGCCAAAGCCAGCCCGGAAACCGGAAGAGTTGCGTCCATCACCACAACGGTCCCGCGGACATATCGCCCATCCAAGGCAAAAGTAAAAAGACCCGTGAAGCAAAAAACAAGACGCCTTCCACCACCTTATTCAAGCAACGAGTCTCCATCAGGGTAG